One region of Camelus bactrianus isolate YW-2024 breed Bactrian camel chromosome 20, ASM4877302v1, whole genome shotgun sequence genomic DNA includes:
- the PAQR8 gene encoding membrane progestin receptor beta, whose amino-acid sequence MTTAILERLSTLSVSGQHLRRLPKILEDGLPKMPGTVPESDVPQLFREPYIHAGYRPTGHEWRYYFLSLFQKHNEVVNVWTHLLAALAVLLRFWAFVEAEGLPWTTAHALPLLLYVLSSITYLTFSLLAHLLQSKSELSHYTFYFVDYVGVSVYQYGSALVHFFYSSDQAWYERFWLFFLPAAAFCGWLSCAGCCYAKYRYRRPYPVMRKVCQVVPAGLAFILDISPVAHRVVLCHLSGCQEQAVWYHTLQIVFFLVSAYFFSCPVPEKYFPGSCDIVGHGHQIFHAFLSVCTLSQLEAILLDYKGRQEIFLQRHSPLSVYTACLSFFVLVACSAATAALLRQKIKARLTKKDS is encoded by the coding sequence ATGACGACCGCCATCCTGGAGCGGCTGAGCACCCTGTCGGTGAGCGGGCAGCACCTGCGCCGCCTGCCCAAGATCCTGGAGGACGGGCTGCCCAAGATGCCCGGCACCGTCCCCGAGAGCGACGTGCCCCAGCTCTTCCGGGAGCCCTACATCCATGCCGGCTACCGCCCCACTGGGCACGAGTGGCGCTACTACTTCCTCAGCCTCTTCCAGAAACACAACGAGGTGGTCAATGTCTGGACCCACCTGCTGGCGGCGCTGGCCGTCCTCCTGCGGTTCTGGGCCTTTGTGGAGGCCGAGGGCCTGCCGTGGACCACCGCCCACGCCCTGCCCCTGCTGCTCTACGTCCTGTCCTCCATCACGTACCTCACCTTCAGCCTCCTGGCCCACCTGCTGCAGTCCAAGTCCGAGCTCTCGCACTACACCTTCTACTTCGTGGACTACGTGGGCGTGAGCGTCTACCAGTATGGCAGCGCCCTGGTCCACTTTTTTTACAGCTCCGACCAGGCCTGGTACGAGCGCTTCTGGCTCTTCTTCCTGCCCGCAGCCGCCTTCTGCGGCTGGCTGTCCTGCGCCGGCTGTTGCTACGCCAAGTACCGTTACCGGAGGCCTTACCCGGTCATGAGGAAGGTCTGCCAGGTGGTGCCGGCGGGGCTGGCCTTCATCCTGGACATCAGCCCTGTGGCACATCGCGTGGTCCTGTGCCACCTGTCTGGCTGCCAGGAGCAGGCGGTCTGGTACCACACCCTCCAGATTGTCTTCTTCCTGGTCAGTGCCTACTTCTTCTCCTGCCCGGTTCCGGAGAAGTACTTCCCGGGCTCCTGTGACATCGTGGGCCACGGGCATCAGATCTTCCATGCGTTTCTGTCTGTCTGCACGCTCTCCCAGCTGGAGGCCATCCTCCTGGACTACAAGGGGCGACAGGAGATCTTCCTGCAACGCCACAGTCCCCTGTCCGTCTACACAGCCTGCCTCTCCTTCTTTGTCCTGGTGGCCTGCAGTGCCGCCACCGCAGCCCTCCTGAGACAAAAAATCAAAGCCAGACTGACCAAGAAAGATTCCTGA